Genomic DNA from Candidatus Bathyarchaeia archaeon:
GTCACAAGCTCGAAGATGGAGATGTTCATCTCGCTGGTTGATGCATCTTGTACGGTTTTACCGTTGATCCTCATCCTTAACCGCATGGCGGAAGGATCGGGCAACTCATCGAGTTTAACGACTCGTGGGCCACAGGGCCCAAAGGTTGGAAAGCTCTTAGCCATGCTAAATGGATAACCACTCCTCTCAAGGTCTCTTTGGGTCACATCGTTTAGTATAGTGTAGCCCTGGATGTATCTTTCAACCTCACCAATCCGGAGATTGTGAGCTTTATCTCCGATTACGACCGCTAACTCCACCTCACCAGTAACCCATCCCCATGGCTCAGGCGTCTTCAACCATTGAGAGAGGTTGGGGAGAATGACTGGA
This window encodes:
- a CDS encoding fumarylacetoacetate hydrolase family protein: MELGFIDKPRHVVCAAFTYGEHAREFGVDLKAGGAPVFILKSPNSLVRDKVPVILPNLSQWLKTPEPWGWVTGEVELAVVIGDKAHNLRIGEVERYIQGYTILNDVTQRDLERSGYPFSMAKSFPTFGPCGPRVVKLDELPDPSAMRLRMRINGKTVQDASTSEMNISIFELVTAASKFVALERGDIISTGTPPGCLSYRLQVGDVMEAEIEGIGTLTNKVVAHKRV